One segment of Fervidobacterium gondwanense DSM 13020 DNA contains the following:
- a CDS encoding flagellin has protein sequence DDAAGLAISEKMRGQIKGLDMAIKNSQDAISLIQTAEGALTEVHSILQRMRELAVQASSDTNTDVDRNQIQAELNQLREEIDRISRTTEFNTKKLLDGKLENFRFTPDGKVVTGGNINVQIGTITNSVQEGTYVVEVGQLNGGVSSAIDVKITLITAGGTNSKVTAINVGALTFAGINITWTGTTFSIADFGGALPSNEVIDSAVVRVEGRYTTASQLIFQIGSNEGHNMIAGIDNMSAKSLGLLTSTLKVTDQNSAEKTIMVVDAAIHRVSTARSALGAIQNRLEHTIANLGVAAENLTAAESRIRDADMAKEMMQFTKQQILLQSSMSMLAQANAQPQQVLQLLR, from the coding sequence GACGACGCAGCGGGTTTGGCAATCAGTGAAAAGATGAGGGGACAAATCAAAGGTCTTGACATGGCAATCAAGAACTCGCAAGACGCTATCAGCTTGATTCAGACAGCAGAAGGAGCACTGACAGAAGTACACTCGATACTCCAAAGGATGAGGGAACTTGCAGTACAAGCATCAAGCGATACGAACACAGACGTAGATAGGAACCAGATACAAGCAGAACTCAACCAGTTAAGAGAAGAAATTGACAGAATCTCCAGGACAACGGAATTCAACACGAAGAAATTGTTAGATGGAAAACTTGAGAACTTCAGATTCACACCAGATGGAAAAGTAGTTACAGGTGGAAATATTAATGTACAAATTGGTACAATCACAAACTCGGTGCAAGAAGGAACTTACGTTGTAGAAGTTGGGCAGTTAAATGGTGGCGTATCATCAGCAATAGATGTCAAGATTACGCTCATCACTGCGGGAGGAACAAACAGTAAAGTAACTGCTATCAACGTTGGAGCTCTTACATTTGCAGGAATCAATATCACCTGGACTGGCACAACATTTAGCATTGCAGACTTTGGAGGAGCACTACCTTCGAATGAAGTGATTGATAGTGCAGTTGTACGAGTGGAAGGTAGATACACAACGGCGAGTCAACTTATCTTCCAAATAGGTTCAAACGAAGGGCATAACATGATAGCAGGAATAGACAACATGAGTGCAAAGTCACTTGGATTGTTAACAAGCACACTCAAAGTGACAGACCAGAATAGTGCAGAAAAAACAATAATGGTGGTAGATGCAGCGATCCACAGGGTAAGTACAGCAAGGTCTGCACTTGGTGCAATCCAGAATAGGCTTGAGCACACGATAGCGAACCTTGGAGTAGCAGCAGAGAACCTGACAGCAGCGGAAAGCCGAATAAGAGATGCAGACATGGCGAAAGAGATGATGCAATTTACGAAGCAGCAGATACTGTTGCAATCGAGCATGTCGATGCTTGCACAAGCTAACGCTCAACCTCAACAGGTGTTGCAACTGCTCAGATAA
- a CDS encoding tetratricopeptide repeat-containing glycosyltransferase family 2 protein: protein MEKSNRCLISVAMITKNEEHNLDRALGSIKPYVDEIIVVDTGSTDKSVEIARKYTDKIYFYEWHDDFSAARNYSLQFPTCEWVLIYDADEEVREDFAGIREFLEKLPDDVNTVYLPTLNYLDWDLKKTEIASTARVFRNGTVKYENIIHNQAIYKGKIVEAPFTIYHYGYIWTRKLRKSKYERTRNLIVKLLNETKDLPSQERVYYLCQLYKAELIGSRKYVLYDIVQEILSIITSDKKMPSIGLEVLFMHSLDLNNKGFREEARNLLHFLLKVEPSNPDPYYALLAVEEAEENYSKVIEYGEEFLKKIDYVEKNPEKFAWTIISIKYVPSAHALLSIAYLRYKNVRKFKEHFSKAFDKSRLLPHEVQKFVTALLKEIAKTDDSTFSKVLNELAEILRISAEYELKISVFEILEKITNLHVEFDFSLFSPFLNTRFGTLVLEKLKSGKDGLISYVLGENEEEILDKIKEYGIEGLIFFHENMSDDDPVKLKILNKLRKFEDETISGISNALIGDINLRKANYSLALDYYKRASQVFPELSRFIKSVLDDLKTKLDPTIEGVFKELKEFYIKNKEFMVGNLRNFPKAELERLYLISDSDFAKYVSAVNIAVSNKEMAKRLFESITNKEDFQFLEYKYAKLFEESDKDEDLGKALDYHRKAVEKNVNLGDILIGTYRFDGFYPHEEFGNSQDKIVWVGNISEKHSGLGVISPIRVWRKGEKFYYASPFHTDEAIKIYKERLKTHKLPRLTVNKKYILEALSYLNASDIKLIEKDDEHLKIVKACTLELGIEYSEVSKNILSYELINTAKEFNSALKNVQSGVLFYFVPDFENREDMVWYYPLFRIIRTRKQVETELRNLGYTHIEHFVFDENTRAVLFKRK, encoded by the coding sequence ATGGAGAAATCTAACCGTTGCCTAATTAGTGTTGCTATGATTACGAAAAACGAGGAACACAATTTAGATAGGGCTTTGGGAAGCATTAAGCCTTACGTTGACGAAATTATTGTTGTTGATACTGGTTCAACAGACAAAAGTGTTGAAATAGCGAGAAAGTATACTGATAAGATTTATTTCTACGAGTGGCACGATGACTTCTCAGCTGCCCGTAATTATTCTTTACAATTTCCAACATGTGAATGGGTGCTCATATACGATGCTGACGAAGAAGTAAGAGAGGATTTTGCTGGCATAAGAGAATTCTTGGAGAAATTGCCTGATGATGTTAATACTGTTTATCTTCCTACACTTAATTATCTCGACTGGGATCTCAAAAAGACTGAGATAGCGTCAACGGCGAGGGTTTTTAGGAACGGCACCGTGAAGTATGAAAATATCATTCATAATCAGGCTATTTACAAAGGTAAGATAGTGGAAGCACCTTTCACGATATATCACTACGGATATATTTGGACACGAAAATTAAGAAAGAGCAAGTATGAAAGAACAAGAAATCTTATCGTTAAACTTTTGAATGAAACGAAAGATTTACCTTCACAAGAAAGAGTTTACTACCTTTGTCAATTATATAAGGCAGAACTCATAGGTTCAAGGAAGTACGTTTTATATGATATAGTCCAGGAAATACTGAGTATCATAACATCTGATAAGAAGATGCCATCAATAGGCCTTGAAGTGTTGTTCATGCATTCACTAGATCTTAACAACAAGGGTTTCAGGGAAGAAGCTAGAAATTTGTTACACTTCCTTTTAAAAGTCGAGCCAAGTAATCCAGACCCGTATTATGCTTTATTAGCTGTAGAAGAGGCTGAGGAAAATTATAGTAAGGTAATAGAATATGGAGAAGAATTTCTCAAGAAGATAGATTATGTTGAGAAAAATCCTGAGAAGTTTGCTTGGACAATAATTTCTATCAAGTACGTTCCTTCAGCTCATGCCTTATTATCTATTGCATATCTGAGGTATAAGAATGTAAGGAAATTCAAGGAACATTTTTCTAAGGCGTTTGATAAATCAAGACTCTTGCCACATGAAGTTCAGAAGTTTGTAACCGCACTTCTAAAAGAAATTGCGAAAACTGACGACAGCACATTTTCTAAGGTCTTGAATGAATTAGCGGAAATACTACGAATATCAGCAGAGTATGAACTAAAGATAAGTGTCTTTGAAATACTAGAAAAGATTACAAATTTGCACGTGGAATTTGATTTTTCTTTGTTTAGTCCTTTTTTAAACACGCGATTTGGAACACTTGTCTTGGAAAAACTGAAGAGTGGTAAAGACGGTCTAATATCTTATGTTCTTGGTGAAAATGAAGAAGAAATATTAGACAAAATAAAGGAATACGGTATAGAAGGGCTTATATTCTTCCACGAAAATATGAGTGATGATGATCCAGTCAAACTCAAGATTCTAAACAAGTTGCGCAAGTTTGAAGATGAGACGATTTCCGGAATCTCAAATGCACTTATTGGTGATATCAATCTCCGGAAAGCTAATTATTCTCTTGCACTTGATTATTATAAACGCGCTTCTCAGGTCTTTCCAGAATTGTCAAGGTTCATAAAATCTGTACTCGATGATCTGAAGACCAAACTTGATCCAACGATAGAAGGCGTTTTTAAGGAACTGAAAGAATTTTACATTAAAAACAAGGAATTCATGGTAGGAAATTTAAGAAATTTTCCAAAAGCAGAACTCGAGCGTCTATACCTTATATCAGATAGTGACTTTGCAAAGTATGTTAGCGCAGTTAACATTGCGGTATCAAATAAAGAAATGGCAAAAAGGCTATTTGAAAGCATAACTAACAAGGAAGACTTCCAGTTCTTAGAGTATAAGTATGCTAAACTGTTTGAAGAATCAGATAAGGATGAGGACTTAGGAAAAGCGCTTGATTATCATCGTAAGGCAGTGGAGAAGAATGTAAATTTAGGTGACATTTTAATAGGTACGTATAGATTTGATGGTTTCTATCCCCATGAGGAATTTGGAAATTCTCAAGATAAAATAGTATGGGTTGGGAATATCTCCGAAAAGCATTCTGGACTTGGCGTAATTTCGCCAATTAGGGTTTGGAGGAAAGGGGAAAAGTTCTATTATGCATCACCATTTCACACAGATGAAGCAATCAAGATTTATAAGGAAAGATTAAAGACTCACAAGCTACCAAGGCTTACTGTGAATAAGAAATATATTCTTGAAGCTCTATCATATTTAAATGCATCAGATATTAAACTAATTGAAAAAGATGATGAACATCTAAAAATTGTTAAAGCGTGTACGCTTGAATTGGGCATCGAATATTCTGAGGTTTCCAAAAATATATTAAGTTATGAACTTATAAACACCGCTAAGGAATTTAATAGTGCGTTGAAGAATGTTCAAAGTGGAGTGCTCTTCTATTTTGTGCCTGATTTTGAGAATCGAGAAGATATGGTTTGGTATTATCCACTATTTAGAATCATTAGAACAAGAAAGCAAGTGGAAACGGAACTTAGAAATCTTGGGTATACTCACATAGAGCATTTTGTATTTGACGAAAACACAAGAGCAGTGTTATTTAAGAGAAAATAA
- a CDS encoding flagellin: MRINHNLSALNAWRQITLTDSDMKKVLERLSSGLKINRASDDAAGLAISEKMRGQIKGLDMAIKNSQDAISLIQTAEGALNEVHSILQRMRELAVQAASDTNTDVDRSSLQAEIDQLREEVDRIARTTEFNTKKLLNGNLEGFRATPDAKIVAQGNIDLDITAVSSAASVNEGTIIVEIGQFTGNTTGALDARVVLVQSNGVSTVVTSYSQASVVIGGVKVKWRNDRFNINEFGALPHESVIDTGVARVEKINTSGNQLVFQIGANEGANMIAGIDSMMAKDLGLITSVLKVTTQNAAERAISVIDAAIHKVSTVRSQLGAVQNRLEHTIANLGVAAENLTAAESRIRDADMAKEMMEFTKRQILLQSGMSMLAQSNAIPQNVLQLLRG, encoded by the coding sequence ATGCGTATTAACCACAACTTATCGGCTCTTAACGCATGGAGGCAGATTACACTCACAGACTCAGACATGAAAAAGGTACTTGAACGACTTTCCTCAGGTTTGAAGATCAACAGAGCAAGCGATGACGCAGCAGGTTTGGCGATAAGCGAAAAGATGAGAGGACAAATCAAAGGTCTCGACATGGCGATTAAGAACTCACAAGATGCAATTTCGCTCATCCAAACAGCAGAAGGTGCGCTGAACGAAGTACACTCTATTCTTCAAAGAATGAGAGAACTGGCTGTTCAGGCTGCAAGTGATACAAACACAGACGTTGACAGGTCCAGCCTCCAAGCCGAAATTGACCAACTAAGAGAAGAAGTGGACAGAATAGCGAGAACTACGGAATTTAACACGAAAAAGCTCTTAAATGGTAACCTTGAAGGATTTAGGGCTACACCAGATGCAAAGATTGTTGCGCAGGGAAACATCGATTTAGACATTACTGCCGTAAGTTCAGCTGCAAGCGTAAATGAAGGGACAATTATAGTCGAAATTGGTCAGTTCACAGGTAATACAACAGGTGCTCTCGACGCAAGGGTTGTATTAGTTCAAAGCAATGGAGTAAGCACGGTTGTAACATCTTACTCACAAGCCTCTGTTGTTATTGGTGGTGTCAAAGTAAAGTGGAGAAATGATAGATTTAACATCAATGAATTCGGAGCTTTGCCGCATGAATCAGTTATTGATACCGGTGTGGCAAGGGTCGAGAAAATTAACACGAGTGGAAACCAGCTTGTTTTCCAAATAGGTGCTAACGAAGGCGCCAATATGATTGCTGGTATTGATTCAATGATGGCAAAGGACCTTGGATTGATTACAAGTGTACTTAAAGTTACAACTCAAAATGCCGCTGAACGTGCAATTAGCGTCATAGACGCGGCAATTCACAAAGTTAGTACAGTTAGGTCTCAGCTCGGTGCTGTTCAAAACAGACTTGAGCATACAATAGCAAATCTCGGTGTAGCGGCGGAGAACCTGACAGCAGCGGAAAGCCGAATAAGAGACGCAGACATGGCAAAAGAGATGATGGAATTTACAAAGAGACAGATACTGTTGCAATCTGGCATGTCGATGTTGGCTCAATCGAATGCTATACCGCAAAATGTTTTGCAATTGCTGAGAGGATAA
- the sdaAB gene encoding L-serine ammonia-lyase, iron-sulfur-dependent subunit beta has translation MGLIEVSGPVMTGPSSSHTLGALKIARFVYKLMGIPDSVVFTLHGSFALTYKGHGTDRALLAGIMGLKPDDPKVKDAYKIAEENGLKFEFEFADLGDVHPNTVLIKAKKGEIYNEVEGSSIGGGAIRITKINDVDCSLEGNLPALVVVNKDRPGALKSILDCLDVNIANVYLRRVNALQGIALTIIELDENPKEETVECLRGLKCALEVYQVKLEEGEWV, from the coding sequence ATGGGATTGATAGAAGTTTCTGGACCGGTTATGACAGGTCCTTCGAGTTCACATACACTTGGTGCACTCAAGATCGCCCGATTTGTTTACAAGCTCATGGGAATTCCTGATAGCGTTGTATTTACACTCCACGGTTCGTTCGCACTAACGTACAAAGGTCACGGAACAGATAGAGCATTACTCGCAGGAATAATGGGACTAAAACCAGATGACCCGAAAGTGAAGGATGCGTATAAAATCGCCGAAGAAAATGGTCTGAAATTCGAATTCGAATTCGCAGACTTAGGTGACGTCCATCCAAATACAGTGCTTATCAAAGCTAAAAAGGGCGAAATCTACAATGAAGTTGAGGGCTCATCAATCGGTGGAGGAGCTATAAGGATTACGAAGATCAATGATGTTGACTGCTCCTTAGAAGGCAATTTACCTGCGCTTGTTGTTGTTAACAAAGACAGGCCCGGTGCGTTGAAATCTATCCTTGATTGTCTCGATGTGAATATTGCCAACGTTTATCTGCGAAGAGTTAATGCCCTTCAAGGAATCGCACTGACTATTATAGAACTCGACGAGAATCCGAAAGAGGAAACCGTTGAATGTTTAAGAGGACTGAAATGTGCATTGGAAGTGTATCAAGTTAAACTCGAAGAAGGTGAATGGGTGTGA
- the sdaAA gene encoding L-serine ammonia-lyase, iron-sulfur-dependent, subunit alpha — MKYSELIEIWKNTNLEFSEVILAQEMLDTGRDPVRVKHNLKALLTVMLEESERNYGKSFETLTGLTGNNGQKLSFHTPQMLSEFSHVATVVAISMGESNASMGRIVACPTAGSCGVVPGALYALYKVKKADFDSLLKAFIVGSGVGNVVAKRATLSGAAGGCQAEIGTATAMASAMLTYYFSQDPIKVGNASSLALKALMGLVCDPVGGFVEVPCVKRNGNAVNVAIASSEMALAGIESVIPFDEVVEAMYNVGKSLPESLRETGLGGIAATKTAQEIVENIRNKWNT, encoded by the coding sequence GTGAAATATTCAGAACTCATAGAAATATGGAAAAATACGAATCTCGAATTCAGCGAGGTTATATTAGCTCAAGAAATGTTGGATACCGGCAGAGATCCGGTTAGGGTTAAGCATAACTTGAAGGCATTGCTTACTGTCATGTTAGAAGAATCTGAGCGAAATTATGGAAAAAGCTTTGAGACGTTAACTGGACTCACTGGAAACAATGGCCAAAAATTATCATTTCATACACCCCAAATGCTGAGCGAGTTCAGCCACGTTGCAACGGTTGTCGCAATTTCGATGGGCGAATCCAACGCATCTATGGGCAGAATAGTCGCTTGTCCAACAGCTGGTTCATGCGGTGTAGTCCCGGGTGCTTTGTACGCACTTTATAAAGTCAAAAAAGCTGATTTTGATTCATTACTAAAAGCTTTTATCGTCGGTTCTGGCGTGGGAAATGTGGTGGCAAAGCGAGCCACTCTATCCGGTGCAGCGGGTGGATGTCAGGCTGAGATAGGGACTGCAACAGCAATGGCTTCTGCTATGCTCACGTATTATTTTTCCCAAGACCCGATAAAGGTAGGAAATGCATCTTCGCTTGCTTTAAAAGCGTTGATGGGATTAGTTTGCGACCCGGTTGGAGGATTCGTTGAAGTTCCTTGCGTCAAGAGAAACGGTAATGCGGTAAACGTTGCAATTGCTTCTTCTGAAATGGCGCTTGCAGGGATTGAGAGCGTGATACCATTTGATGAAGTTGTGGAAGCGATGTACAACGTTGGAAAGTCGCTTCCTGAGTCATTGAGAGAAACCGGGCTTGGCGGCATTGCGGCGACAAAAACGGCGCAGGAAATAGTTGAGAATATACGAAATAAGTGGAATACTTAA
- the hutU gene encoding urocanate hydratase, translating into MAEVIRAPRGTTLTCKSWLTEAAMRMLMNNLDPEVARDPANLIVYGGKGKAARNWESFYKIVEVLKELEDDETLIVQSGKPVAVWKTHEWAPRVLIANSNLVPKWATWEYFNELEARGLIMYGQMTAGSWIYIGTQGILQGTYETFYAVAKKYFGGTLKGKLVLTAGLGEMGGAQPLAVTMNDGVVIAVEVDKRMIDRRLNTGYLDTWTDSLDEAIRMAKEAMKEGKPLSIGLLANAADVHPELVRRGIIPDVVTDQTAAHDPLNGYVPAGISFDEALKLRKENPQKYLEMVYDSVVKHVSAILEMKKQGAKVFEYGNNIRRLAQDHGVKDAFDIPGYMPEYIRDLFCEGKGPFRWAALSGNPEDIYKTDQKVIELFGEDEHLRKWIEMAQKKVKWQGLPARICWLGQGQRAEMGLAMNEMVKKGELEAPIVIGRDHHDTGSVASPYRETEAMKDGSDAIADWPILNAMLNVASGATWVSFHHGGGVGIGYSLHAGVVIVADGTDLSKKKLERVLTNDVGMGVVRHADAGYEIAINTAKKHGIRMPMLDK; encoded by the coding sequence ATGGCAGAAGTTATTAGAGCTCCAAGGGGAACAACGCTGACGTGTAAATCATGGCTAACCGAAGCAGCAATGCGCATGCTTATGAATAACCTCGACCCGGAAGTTGCGAGAGACCCTGCCAATCTCATAGTATACGGTGGAAAGGGTAAGGCTGCAAGGAACTGGGAAAGCTTTTACAAAATAGTTGAAGTCCTTAAAGAACTTGAAGATGACGAGACATTGATAGTCCAGAGCGGTAAACCGGTTGCTGTTTGGAAGACGCATGAATGGGCTCCGAGAGTGCTCATTGCAAATTCAAACCTCGTACCGAAATGGGCAACTTGGGAATACTTCAACGAACTTGAAGCACGCGGACTCATAATGTACGGTCAGATGACCGCAGGTAGCTGGATATACATAGGCACGCAGGGAATTTTGCAGGGGACATATGAAACATTCTACGCAGTTGCGAAGAAATATTTTGGCGGAACGCTAAAAGGAAAACTCGTATTGACGGCAGGTCTTGGCGAAATGGGCGGAGCCCAGCCACTTGCAGTCACCATGAACGATGGCGTTGTTATCGCCGTTGAAGTCGACAAGAGGATGATTGACAGAAGGCTTAACACAGGATATCTCGATACGTGGACAGATAGTCTTGATGAAGCGATAAGAATGGCGAAAGAAGCGATGAAAGAAGGCAAGCCGCTGTCGATAGGACTTTTAGCAAACGCTGCAGATGTGCATCCGGAACTCGTCAGAAGAGGCATAATTCCTGATGTAGTAACGGACCAAACAGCCGCTCATGACCCGTTGAACGGATACGTGCCAGCAGGCATATCGTTTGATGAAGCGCTCAAATTGAGGAAAGAGAATCCGCAAAAATATCTTGAAATGGTTTACGACAGTGTTGTAAAACATGTGAGTGCCATTTTGGAAATGAAAAAACAAGGTGCAAAAGTATTCGAATATGGAAACAACATCCGCAGACTTGCGCAAGACCACGGCGTGAAAGATGCATTCGATATCCCGGGTTACATGCCTGAATACATAAGGGACCTTTTCTGCGAAGGTAAAGGACCGTTCAGATGGGCAGCGCTTTCGGGTAATCCAGAGGATATATACAAGACAGACCAGAAAGTGATTGAACTCTTCGGCGAAGATGAGCACCTGAGAAAATGGATAGAGATGGCGCAGAAAAAAGTGAAATGGCAAGGATTGCCAGCCAGAATCTGCTGGCTTGGTCAAGGTCAGAGAGCCGAGATGGGACTTGCGATGAATGAAATGGTGAAGAAAGGCGAACTTGAAGCGCCGATAGTAATTGGACGCGACCACCACGACACAGGTTCTGTTGCAAGCCCGTATCGAGAAACAGAAGCGATGAAGGATGGAAGCGATGCTATCGCAGACTGGCCCATCCTCAATGCGATGCTCAACGTTGCAAGTGGTGCAACATGGGTTTCGTTCCACCACGGTGGTGGTGTCGGAATTGGATACTCGCTCCATGCTGGTGTTGTTATCGTTGCCGACGGAACTGACTTGTCGAAGAAGAAACTCGAAAGAGTCTTAACAAACGACGTTGGAATGGGCGTTGTGAGGCACGCAGACGCTGGGTATGAAATAGCGATAAACACAGCCAAAAAGCATGGCATAAGGATGCCGATGCTTGATAAGTAA
- a CDS encoding DUF4895 domain-containing protein, which produces MYVGPSKYEYIKDIEFDTSELIQFLESKKERLDVYHRHVAVVTCHINELTSEAEQNSKFPFYLSFIVTTSNEKIVGISISPPMSRTPAIYKLNEFKTKEHFEQKFIEISGLKEQPTCQCGILKLPLKTRFVAISGNEEFLKKELFSEKVMGVESLSFSNKVDDKILELLERYRSGWYKICRTAITDDGINFFVIDKKLPDEFKPLFSEVIALLRKKYNFQPAKYFPITEKVLGSFNAELSLLFSQEPFTQVDKLLSDYEKIKKDLMKYFSE; this is translated from the coding sequence GTGTACGTCGGACCGAGTAAGTACGAATATATAAAGGATATAGAGTTTGATACAAGTGAGCTCATACAATTTTTGGAGAGCAAAAAAGAGCGATTGGATGTTTACCACCGCCATGTGGCGGTGGTAACTTGTCATATAAATGAACTCACTTCCGAAGCTGAGCAAAATAGCAAATTCCCATTCTACCTTAGTTTCATAGTTACGACGTCAAACGAAAAAATCGTCGGTATATCCATTTCACCACCCATGTCTCGTACACCAGCGATTTACAAATTAAACGAATTCAAAACGAAAGAACATTTCGAGCAGAAATTCATTGAAATATCTGGTTTAAAAGAGCAACCGACGTGTCAGTGCGGGATATTGAAACTGCCGTTAAAAACGAGATTTGTAGCCATATCCGGAAACGAAGAATTTCTAAAAAAGGAACTATTCAGCGAAAAGGTGATGGGAGTTGAATCGCTCTCGTTTTCGAACAAGGTCGATGACAAAATTTTAGAGCTCCTTGAAAGATACAGGAGCGGTTGGTACAAAATCTGCAGAACGGCTATAACCGACGACGGGATAAATTTCTTTGTAATAGACAAAAAACTTCCTGATGAGTTCAAACCTTTATTCTCAGAGGTTATTGCACTATTGAGGAAAAAGTACAATTTCCAACCGGCGAAATACTTTCCAATTACTGAAAAAGTATTGGGATCATTCAATGCAGAATTGAGCCTGCTTTTTTCACAAGAACCTTTTACACAGGTCGACAAATTGCTTTCAGATTATGAAAAGATCAAGAAGGACTTGATGAAGTACTTTAGTGAATGA
- a CDS encoding TPM domain-containing protein, with amino-acid sequence MKPRGLFLSFVLLFSLFSTLFAVNFPTPTPYKYINDYVGVVNEEYAKNIVSIGKELEEKTTAQIAVVIIDTLQGLTVEDYAVELFRRWGIGQKGKDNGVLLLVAIKDREMRIEVGYGLEGAIPDGKAGRIRDEYIIPYFKEEDYSKGVYYGYLALAKEVAKEYNVELTFDVDAELPEEDEVPDIGEIIFIFIMIFIVLSIFSGKGYVRYGGPRGPLGPGGFGGFGGFGGGSGRSSGGGFGGGRSGGGGASGKW; translated from the coding sequence TTGAAGCCAAGAGGTTTGTTTCTCTCATTTGTTTTATTATTTTCACTGTTTTCTACGCTATTCGCTGTTAATTTTCCAACACCCACGCCGTACAAATACATAAACGACTATGTTGGCGTAGTTAATGAAGAATACGCGAAGAACATAGTCTCGATAGGCAAGGAACTAGAAGAAAAAACAACAGCGCAGATTGCTGTGGTTATTATTGACACATTACAAGGGCTTACCGTCGAAGATTACGCAGTTGAACTTTTCAGAAGATGGGGAATTGGTCAGAAAGGAAAGGATAACGGTGTACTGTTGTTAGTGGCAATAAAAGACAGAGAGATGCGCATAGAAGTAGGATACGGACTTGAAGGAGCTATTCCCGACGGAAAAGCTGGTCGAATACGAGATGAATACATAATTCCTTACTTCAAAGAAGAAGATTATTCGAAAGGTGTATACTATGGATACTTAGCGCTTGCAAAAGAAGTGGCGAAAGAATATAATGTTGAACTCACATTCGATGTGGACGCAGAATTACCTGAGGAAGATGAAGTTCCAGACATTGGGGAGATAATATTTATATTCATTATGATTTTCATAGTCCTTTCGATTTTCTCTGGTAAAGGATACGTACGCTACGGAGGACCGAGGGGACCTCTTGGACCAGGTGGGTTTGGCGGTTTTGGAGGCTTTGGCGGAGGTTCTGGAAGAAGCTCTGGTGGCGGATTTGGTGGCGGACGCAGCGGCGGTGGTGGTGCAAGTGGGAAGTGGTGA
- a CDS encoding glycosyltransferase family 2 protein produces MINKQELVSVIIPAYNLESYIERSLRSVLEQTYENIEIIVVNDGSKDSTAEVAEKILKNAGKIYKIINQKNQGASVARNTGLTAAQGKYIKFLDGDDTLFPWTVEELVGAIEENKCDIAFGGQNVVNLKGKILYRYDEMYEYTQGVYESKEILKKFLLQTMHISLNSSIFLKEIIDKNFIKFTPGTRYSEDNEFISKYLYYSGSGYVFNKAVANALYRIKSTTKIPSLSVFHNVGAMLRLKRFFEERREREIAKIIESECIPAAYTWTIGNLAFNGYPLFDWLRIARMDKVRRNVISYKIHNKNTKFGKQQNFLISLFRFSPFLVYVLLRSYSYILKILHR; encoded by the coding sequence ATGATTAATAAACAAGAACTTGTATCAGTGATAATACCTGCTTATAACTTGGAAAGCTACATCGAAAGATCACTGAGAAGCGTTTTAGAGCAGACGTATGAGAATATAGAGATTATAGTAGTTAACGACGGTTCAAAAGATAGCACTGCAGAAGTTGCAGAGAAGATACTCAAAAATGCTGGGAAAATTTACAAGATAATCAATCAAAAAAACCAAGGGGCAAGCGTTGCAAGGAACACCGGGCTTACAGCAGCGCAAGGGAAGTACATAAAGTTCTTAGATGGAGATGATACACTCTTTCCGTGGACAGTCGAAGAGCTTGTAGGGGCGATTGAGGAGAATAAATGCGATATAGCATTTGGTGGTCAAAATGTTGTGAATCTTAAAGGAAAGATTTTGTATCGATATGATGAAATGTATGAGTATACTCAAGGAGTTTATGAGTCAAAGGAGATCCTAAAAAAATTTCTCCTACAAACAATGCATATATCATTGAATTCTTCTATATTCTTAAAAGAGATAATTGATAAAAACTTCATCAAGTTTACACCAGGAACTAGGTATTCAGAAGATAATGAGTTTATATCTAAGTATCTCTATTATTCAGGAAGTGGTTATGTGTTCAATAAGGCTGTTGCAAATGCACTTTATCGTATAAAATCTACAACTAAGATTCCAAGTTTATCAGTATTTCATAACGTTGGTGCAATGCTGAGGCTCAAAAGGTTTTTCGAAGAACGAAGAGAAAGAGAAATTGCTAAGATTATAGAATCAGAATGTATACCTGCGGCATACACTTGGACTATTGGAAATTTGGCGTTTAATGGATACCCACTCTTTGATTGGCTTAGAATCGCAAGAATGGATAAAGTGAGGAGAAATGTCATATCTTACAAAATTCACAATAAAAATACAAAATTTGGAAAGCAGCAAAATTTCTTAATTAGTCTTTTCCGCTTCTCTCCATTTTTAGTCTACGTGCTTCTTAGAAGCTACTCATATATCCTAAAAATCTTGCATCGATAA